A stretch of the Syntrophorhabdus sp. genome encodes the following:
- a CDS encoding CTP synthase produces MRQKFIFVTGGVVSSLGKGIAAASIGALLESRGLTITIKKLDPYINVDPGTMNPFQHGEVFVTEDGAETDLDLGHYERFTTATFSKKCNFTTGQVYDTVISRERKGEYLGGTVQVIPHITDEIKRRVLDVDEGIDVVIVEIGGTVGDIEGLPFLEAIRQLRNDLGKENSLFVHLTLVPFIKTADEMKTKPTQHSVNELRRIGIQPDILLCRTERPLSQGLKDKISLFCNVEKDAVIAAKDAEVIYEVLIAFHNEGLDEKITKLLNIWAKKPDLSKWEAIGDTIKHPKKEVDIALVGKYVKLKDSYKSLNEALVHGGIANDCRVNVRYVDSEDIEKGITADLFNIDGILVPGGFGDRGIEGKINAIEHAREKKIPFLGLCLGMQLAVVEIGRNLADCKDANSCEFNEKTPYPLIYLIEEFTDRENTVQRRDQYSDKGGTMRLGAYPCVIKPGSLAHKAYGQDVIHERHRHRYEFNMKYRERLEKSGMIVSGISPDGTLVEIVEMKGHPWFLGCQFHPEFKSKPFDPHPLFRDFIKASLKRRQERLKCKKK; encoded by the coding sequence GTGAGACAAAAATTCATCTTCGTGACGGGCGGCGTCGTGTCCTCCCTGGGGAAGGGCATAGCGGCGGCATCCATCGGCGCGCTTCTCGAGTCCCGGGGGCTCACTATCACCATAAAGAAGCTCGACCCTTACATCAATGTCGACCCGGGTACGATGAATCCCTTCCAGCACGGCGAGGTCTTCGTGACCGAGGACGGCGCGGAGACGGACCTTGACCTCGGGCACTATGAACGCTTCACCACCGCGACATTCTCGAAAAAATGCAATTTCACGACGGGACAGGTCTACGACACGGTCATCTCCCGGGAACGCAAGGGAGAGTATCTCGGCGGAACCGTCCAGGTCATCCCCCATATCACGGACGAGATAAAGCGCCGCGTCCTCGACGTGGACGAAGGCATCGACGTCGTCATCGTCGAGATCGGCGGCACCGTCGGCGACATAGAGGGCCTTCCTTTCCTCGAGGCGATACGCCAGCTCCGCAACGACCTGGGAAAGGAGAACTCCCTCTTCGTGCACCTGACCCTCGTCCCCTTCATCAAGACCGCCGACGAGATGAAGACGAAGCCGACACAGCACAGCGTGAACGAGCTCCGGAGGATTGGTATCCAGCCCGACATCCTCCTGTGCAGGACGGAGCGGCCCCTCTCGCAGGGCCTCAAGGACAAGATCTCCCTCTTCTGCAACGTCGAGAAGGACGCCGTCATCGCCGCCAAGGACGCCGAGGTCATCTACGAGGTCCTCATCGCCTTCCACAACGAGGGACTCGACGAGAAGATAACGAAGCTCCTCAACATCTGGGCAAAGAAGCCCGACCTCTCCAAGTGGGAAGCCATCGGCGACACCATAAAGCACCCGAAGAAAGAGGTGGACATAGCCCTCGTCGGGAAGTACGTCAAGCTCAAGGACTCCTACAAGAGCCTCAACGAGGCGCTGGTACACGGAGGCATCGCGAACGACTGCAGGGTGAATGTCCGCTACGTCGACTCCGAGGACATCGAAAAGGGCATAACGGCCGACCTCTTCAACATCGACGGCATCCTCGTCCCCGGCGGTTTCGGGGACCGCGGCATCGAGGGCAAGATCAACGCCATCGAGCACGCGCGGGAAAAGAAGATACCCTTTCTCGGCCTGTGCCTCGGCATGCAGCTCGCCGTCGTGGAGATAGGGCGCAACCTCGCGGACTGCAAAGACGCCAACAGTTGCGAATTTAACGAAAAGACGCCCTACCCCCTTATTTACCTCATCGAGGAGTTCACGGACAGGGAGAACACGGTGCAGAGACGCGACCAGTACTCCGACAAGGGCGGCACCATGCGCCTCGGCGCCTATCCCTGCGTCATCAAGCCGGGCAGCCTCGCGCACAAGGCCTACGGACAGGACGTCATCCACGAACGGCACCGCCACCGCTACGAGTTCAACATGAAATACCGCGAACGCCTCGAGAAGAGCGGCATGATCGTGTCGGGCATCTCCCCTGACGGCACGCTTGTCGAGATCGTGGAGATGAAGGGTCATCCCTGGTTCCTGGGATGCCAGTTCCATCCCGAGTTCAAGTCGAAGCCCTTCGACCCCCATCCGTTGTTCCGGGATTTTA
- a CDS encoding cofactor-independent phosphoglycerate mutase produces the protein MKYIVLIGDGMADFPLEELGGKTPLMAADKPNMNMAARKGLTGKVKTVPDGFPPGSDVAGMSIFGYDPALYYTGRAPIEAFGMGIPMGPDDVAYRCNLVHIGTGDGGDTMGDYSGGHISTEEARALVACLNEELGSEEIAFYPGVGYRHIMIWKGGASRLSTTPPHDITGKQIAGYLPDGDGAARVRSLMDHSREVLASHEVNRKRVDAGKLPANSIWLWGQGKKAALPSFREKFGLTGATVCAVDLVRGISSLVGFMTPVVEGATGYLDTDYGAKARAALKLLEDHDIVYVHVEAPDEASHSGSIPEKIKAIERIDRDVLGVLLKETDRDTRFLIVTDHATPIAMRTHYATPVPFAVYDNSNPSPDEGGDYDENAGGAVMSGEEMLRILIGGKQ, from the coding sequence ATGAAATATATCGTTCTCATCGGCGACGGCATGGCGGATTTCCCCCTCGAGGAGCTCGGGGGGAAGACGCCGCTCATGGCGGCAGATAAGCCGAACATGAACATGGCGGCCCGAAAGGGTCTCACGGGAAAGGTAAAGACGGTACCCGACGGCTTTCCTCCCGGCAGTGACGTGGCGGGAATGTCCATCTTCGGCTACGACCCGGCGCTCTACTACACGGGTCGGGCCCCCATAGAGGCGTTCGGCATGGGTATCCCCATGGGGCCGGACGATGTGGCCTACCGGTGCAATCTTGTCCACATCGGGACGGGGGACGGCGGCGATACCATGGGCGACTACTCCGGCGGGCACATCTCGACCGAGGAGGCACGGGCCCTTGTCGCCTGCCTCAACGAGGAGCTCGGCTCCGAAGAAATAGCCTTCTACCCCGGGGTCGGGTACCGCCATATCATGATATGGAAAGGCGGTGCCTCAAGGCTCTCGACGACCCCTCCCCATGATATCACGGGAAAGCAGATCGCCGGGTACCTCCCCGACGGTGACGGCGCGGCCCGGGTCCGCTCCCTCATGGACCACTCCCGCGAGGTGCTCGCGTCCCATGAGGTCAACAGGAAACGTGTCGACGCCGGCAAGCTCCCGGCGAACAGCATTTGGCTCTGGGGCCAGGGCAAGAAGGCGGCCCTGCCGTCATTCAGGGAAAAGTTCGGCCTGACGGGTGCGACGGTCTGTGCCGTCGACCTCGTGCGGGGGATATCGAGCCTCGTGGGGTTCATGACCCCCGTCGTCGAGGGGGCCACGGGATACCTCGACACGGATTACGGGGCGAAGGCCCGGGCGGCGCTCAAGCTCCTTGAAGACCACGACATCGTCTATGTCCACGTGGAGGCGCCCGACGAGGCGTCCCACAGCGGCAGCATCCCTGAAAAGATAAAGGCCATCGAGCGCATCGACAGGGACGTGCTCGGCGTCCTTCTCAAGGAAACGGACAGGGACACGCGGTTTCTCATCGTCACCGATCATGCCACACCGATCGCGATGAGGACCCACTATGCCACCCCGGTGCCCTTCGCCGTTTACGACAACAGCAACCCCTCCCCGGACGAGGGTGGGGATTACGATGAGAACGCGGGCGGGGCGGTGATGAGCGGTGAGGAGATGTTACGGATACTGATCGGGGGAAAGCAGTGA